The following are encoded in a window of Candidatus Methylomirabilota bacterium genomic DNA:
- a CDS encoding polysaccharide deacetylase family protein, with the protein MRLPRDRFDYSPFPARTPWTLPKGARIAVWTIVNIEEWDIEKAMARQYLTTPQGVAVVPDVPNWAWHDYGMRVGFWRLLDALEKRKLRATTAINAHVVEAYEPVARAMREAGWEFMGHGFVQGAMHLLPDQRAAIRQSVELLEKFTGKKPKGWLGPGLTETWETLDHLAAEGIEYVSDWVNDDQPYEIRTQSGPLVSVPYTLELNDIPMMVIQHHTSGEWLQRAKDQFDRLYAEGAKNPRVMALAVHPYISGVPHRIKYFEAVYDYMRKKPGVWMTTGEEIHEWYRQSRR; encoded by the coding sequence GTGAGGCTACCCCGCGACCGCTTCGACTACTCGCCGTTCCCCGCCCGCACGCCCTGGACGTTGCCCAAAGGGGCCCGCATCGCGGTGTGGACCATCGTCAACATCGAGGAGTGGGACATCGAGAAGGCGATGGCCCGTCAGTACCTCACCACGCCCCAGGGGGTGGCCGTGGTGCCCGACGTGCCCAACTGGGCCTGGCACGACTACGGAATGCGCGTGGGCTTCTGGCGGCTGCTCGACGCCCTCGAGAAACGGAAGCTCCGCGCCACCACCGCGATCAACGCCCACGTGGTGGAGGCCTACGAGCCGGTCGCTCGCGCCATGCGGGAGGCGGGCTGGGAATTCATGGGCCACGGCTTCGTCCAGGGAGCGATGCATCTGCTTCCCGATCAGCGCGCGGCCATCCGCCAGTCGGTGGAGCTGCTGGAGAAGTTCACCGGCAAGAAGCCCAAAGGGTGGCTCGGGCCCGGGCTCACCGAGACGTGGGAGACCCTCGATCATCTCGCCGCCGAGGGCATCGAGTACGTCTCGGACTGGGTCAACGACGATCAGCCCTACGAGATCCGCACCCAGTCCGGCCCGCTCGTCTCGGTGCCCTACACGCTCGAGCTGAACGACATTCCGATGATGGTGATCCAGCACCACACCTCGGGCGAGTGGCTGCAGCGCGCGAAGGATCAGTTCGATCGGCTCTACGCGGAAGGCGCGAAGAACCCGCGGGTGATGGCGCTCGCGGTGCATCCGTACATCTCCGGCGTCCCACACCGCATCAAGTACTTCGAGGCGGTGTACGACTACATGCGCAAGAAGCCCGGGGTGTGGATGACCACCGGCGAGGAGATCCACGAGTGGTACCGGCAATCGCGCCGGTGA